The following proteins come from a genomic window of Mycobacterium sp. DL:
- a CDS encoding DUF2752 domain-containing protein translates to MALSTNQRIGALGTGALVVGSLAYIGIGNPHSPSFVFPPCPFQALTGLLCPACGGLRMTYDILHGDLAAALVDNAFLLVGLPLLLAWVLVRRSKGKPVLNPPAFVVIIAATVTWTIVRNLPGFPLVPTILDG, encoded by the coding sequence ATGGCACTTAGCACCAACCAACGGATCGGCGCCCTCGGCACGGGAGCGCTGGTGGTGGGGAGCCTCGCCTACATCGGGATCGGCAATCCACACAGCCCCAGTTTCGTCTTCCCGCCGTGTCCGTTCCAGGCGCTGACAGGCCTGCTTTGCCCTGCCTGCGGCGGGTTGCGGATGACCTACGACATCCTTCACGGTGACCTGGCCGCCGCCCTGGTCGACAATGCCTTTCTCCTCGTCGGGCTTCCGCTCCTGTTGGCCTGGGTGCTGGTGAGGCGCAGCAAGGGGAAACCGGTGCTCAACCCACCGGCGTTCGTTGTCATCATCGCCGCGACGGTGACGTGGACGATTGTCCGGAATCTGCCCGGATTCCCGCTGGTCCCGACGATTCTCGACGGGTAG
- the lgt gene encoding prolipoprotein diacylglyceryl transferase encodes MTTTVLAYIPSPAQGVWQLGPLPLRAYALCIVAGIIAALVLGDRRWVARGGEPGVIYDVALWAVPFGLIGGRLYHVLTDWRTYFGEDGAGFAAALRIWDGGLGIWGAVALGAVGAWIACRRNGIPLPAFGDAIAPGIVLAQAIGRLGNYFNQELYGRPTTVPWGLEIYERRNANGVLDSLNGVSTGQLVEVVHPTFLYELLWNLLIFAALIVIDRKFRIGHGRLFAMYVAGYCVGRFWIELMRSDTATLLAGIRINAFTATFVFIGAVVYVMSAPKGREDPATLRGKQTADADDDSVVEELAKDLVVAASTTGVVAAAKAAEEDDEQSVADAAETEALAAELEAESADTGGLGSVEGDEVAGAVDGASVVHDDAVAAGIEAEALAADVEAESLETKAATEDSESVEAEAVAEDEAADELDGSDVDSSGLGSVEGDEMAGTFSGASVVHDAAVAGGSDAKQLAADVDAEPDAEGVEAVEGDEPGAGAEGLGSVEGVEVAEAVEDASVVHEDAVEGESAAEELAAEVEAEPGLDDAEAVDGAEAVDDAEVAEGDGAADASEDGSAAEELAAEVESEPEVSGPGVDDAEAVEDDEPGAGAEGLGSVEGVEVAEAVEDAAVVHEDAVEGESAAEELAAEVESESGVDDADAETVDDDAEVAEGDAEAVEGGEPGTGVEGLGSVEGVEVAEAVEDASVVHVDALEGESAAEDLAAEVEAESVDADGEAEVAEGDAEAVEGGEPGTGVEGLGSVEGVEVAEDSATEVEAEPEVSEPVVEAGAVGGAEAEALGSVEGHEVAGAIEDAAIVQEDAIAGESAAEDLAAEVEAEPEVSDPVGDDVEAVDGGEPGAGAEGLGSVEGDEVAEAIEDASVVHEDAVAGESAAEELAAEVEAEPDGDDAEAVEDDDAGAETEASEEAVTEAETGDADDPVAAVEGASVAEALAAEIDAESAESGLEEIADAGESIESDAGVVEDVVDPQQVAVEGASVAEALNAEVENELDGSDSAESSVPAESPSDTGRFESGGRVRQWLRRRRGR; translated from the coding sequence GTGACGACGACCGTTCTGGCATACATCCCGAGTCCGGCGCAGGGTGTCTGGCAGTTAGGGCCCCTGCCGCTGCGCGCCTACGCCCTGTGCATCGTCGCCGGAATCATCGCCGCGTTGGTGCTCGGCGACCGGCGCTGGGTGGCCAGGGGAGGTGAACCCGGCGTCATCTACGACGTCGCCCTGTGGGCGGTGCCGTTCGGACTCATCGGTGGCCGCCTCTATCACGTCCTCACCGACTGGCGCACCTACTTCGGGGAGGACGGCGCAGGCTTCGCCGCGGCGCTGAGGATCTGGGACGGTGGTCTCGGCATCTGGGGCGCTGTCGCACTGGGCGCCGTCGGTGCCTGGATCGCCTGCCGGCGGAACGGGATACCGCTACCCGCATTCGGAGACGCGATCGCGCCGGGAATCGTTCTCGCCCAGGCGATCGGTCGTCTCGGAAACTACTTCAATCAGGAGCTCTACGGCCGTCCCACGACGGTGCCATGGGGCCTGGAGATCTACGAGCGCCGCAATGCCAACGGCGTGCTCGACTCGCTCAACGGGGTCTCGACCGGCCAATTGGTCGAAGTCGTCCATCCCACCTTCCTGTACGAGTTGCTGTGGAACCTGCTGATTTTCGCGGCGCTGATCGTCATCGACCGCAAGTTCCGGATCGGGCACGGCCGGCTGTTCGCGATGTATGTCGCGGGCTACTGCGTCGGGCGGTTCTGGATCGAACTGATGCGCAGCGATACCGCCACCCTGCTCGCAGGAATCCGAATCAACGCTTTCACGGCGACGTTCGTTTTCATCGGCGCGGTCGTATACGTCATGTCGGCGCCGAAGGGCCGTGAGGATCCCGCGACGCTGCGAGGCAAACAAACCGCTGATGCGGACGACGACAGCGTCGTCGAGGAGTTGGCCAAGGATCTGGTGGTCGCCGCCTCAACGACCGGTGTTGTCGCGGCCGCCAAGGCTGCAGAAGAGGACGACGAGCAGTCGGTAGCCGACGCCGCCGAGACCGAAGCTCTGGCCGCTGAACTGGAGGCGGAATCCGCCGATACAGGTGGCCTGGGTTCGGTTGAGGGTGATGAAGTCGCCGGCGCTGTCGACGGCGCGTCGGTGGTCCACGACGACGCGGTTGCGGCCGGGATCGAAGCCGAGGCTCTCGCTGCGGACGTCGAGGCTGAGAGCCTCGAAACCAAAGCTGCGACGGAGGACTCGGAGTCGGTGGAAGCCGAAGCAGTCGCCGAGGACGAGGCTGCTGACGAGCTCGACGGTTCGGATGTTGATTCCAGCGGTCTGGGTTCGGTCGAGGGCGACGAGATGGCTGGAACATTCTCAGGAGCATCGGTGGTCCACGACGCTGCTGTGGCGGGTGGATCCGACGCGAAACAATTGGCGGCTGATGTCGACGCCGAGCCTGACGCCGAGGGTGTCGAGGCGGTGGAGGGTGACGAGCCGGGAGCTGGGGCCGAGGGCCTGGGTTCGGTTGAGGGCGTCGAGGTGGCCGAGGCTGTCGAGGATGCGTCTGTTGTGCATGAGGATGCGGTCGAGGGCGAGTCCGCTGCTGAGGAGTTGGCCGCCGAGGTCGAGGCTGAGCCCGGTTTAGACGATGCCGAGGCTGTTGACGGCGCTGAGGCTGTTGACGACGCTGAGGTCGCAGAAGGCGATGGGGCGGCCGATGCCAGCGAGGATGGCTCGGCTGCCGAGGAGTTGGCCGCCGAAGTCGAGTCTGAGCCCGAGGTGTCTGGGCCTGGTGTTGACGATGCCGAGGCGGTAGAGGACGACGAGCCGGGAGCTGGGGCCGAGGGTCTGGGTTCGGTTGAGGGCGTCGAGGTGGCTGAGGCTGTCGAAGATGCGGCTGTTGTGCATGAGGATGCGGTCGAGGGCGAGTCTGCTGCCGAAGAGTTGGCCGCGGAGGTCGAGTCTGAGTCGGGTGTAGACGATGCCGATGCCGAGACTGTTGATGACGACGCTGAGGTCGCAGAAGGCGATGCCGAGGCGGTGGAGGGCGGCGAGCCGGGAACCGGGGTCGAGGGTCTGGGTTCGGTTGAGGGCGTCGAGGTGGCCGAGGCTGTCGAGGACGCGTCGGTTGTGCATGTGGATGCGCTTGAGGGTGAGTCTGCTGCTGAGGACTTGGCGGCCGAGGTCGAGGCTGAGTCGGTCGATGCCGATGGCGAGGCAGAGGTCGCAGAAGGCGATGCCGAGGCGGTGGAGGGCGGCGAGCCGGGAACCGGGGTCGAGGGTCTGGGTTCGGTTGAGGGCGTCGAGGTGGCCGAAGATTCAGCGACTGAGGTCGAGGCTGAGCCTGAGGTATCTGAGCCCGTTGTTGAGGCCGGGGCCGTCGGGGGTGCCGAGGCGGAAGCTCTGGGTTCGGTTGAGGGCCACGAGGTGGCTGGGGCCATCGAGGACGCAGCTATCGTGCAAGAGGATGCGATTGCGGGCGAGTCTGCAGCCGAGGACCTGGCCGCCGAAGTCGAGGCCGAGCCTGAGGTTTCCGATCCCGTTGGTGACGATGTCGAGGCAGTAGACGGCGGCGAGCCGGGAGCTGGGGCCGAAGGTCTGGGTTCGGTTGAGGGTGACGAGGTGGCTGAGGCCATCGAGGATGCGTCTGTTGTGCATGAGGATGCGGTTGCGGGCGAGTCTGCAGCCGAGGAGCTGGCCGCCGAAGTCGAGGCCGAGCCCGACGGAGACGATGCCGAGGCGGTAGAGGACGACGACGCCGGGGCCGAGACGGAGGCATCCGAGGAAGCTGTAACTGAAGCCGAGACGGGTGATGCCGACGATCCGGTTGCTGCGGTCGAGGGCGCCTCGGTGGCGGAGGCGCTGGCCGCTGAGATCGACGCCGAGTCGGCGGAGTCCGGGCTCGAGGAGATTGCCGACGCGGGCGAGTCAATCGAGTCGGATGCCGGCGTTGTCGAAGACGTCGTCGATCCACAGCAGGTCGCAGTTGAGGGCGCCTCGGTTGCCGAAGCATTGAACGCTGAGGTTGAGAACGAGCTCGACGGATCTGACTCCGCCGAGTCGTCGGTGCCCGCTGAGTCTCCCTCCGACACAGGCAGATTCGAGAGTGGCGGCAGAGTGCGCCAGTGGCTCCGTCGCCGTAGAGGCCGCTGA
- a CDS encoding TM2 domain-containing protein: MTEPQFSGNEGGNSYLPPSQQQGYPPPGQFPPPGQYPPPPGQYGPPPGQYPPAYADPSAPYGRHPMTGEPFSEKSKVVSGLLQLLGLLGLVGIGRIYLGYTGLGIAQLVVGILTCGIGAVIWGIIDAVLILTDKVRDPDGRPLRDGT, translated from the coding sequence ATGACGGAGCCCCAGTTCAGTGGCAACGAGGGTGGCAATTCGTACTTGCCTCCATCGCAGCAGCAGGGATACCCGCCGCCTGGCCAGTTCCCCCCGCCCGGGCAGTATCCGCCGCCACCAGGGCAATATGGGCCGCCGCCAGGCCAATACCCGCCCGCCTACGCCGACCCCTCGGCGCCCTACGGTCGGCATCCGATGACCGGCGAACCCTTCTCGGAGAAGTCCAAGGTGGTCTCCGGACTACTGCAGCTGCTCGGGCTGCTCGGCCTGGTCGGTATCGGGCGCATCTACCTCGGGTACACGGGCCTGGGCATCGCCCAGCTCGTCGTCGGAATTCTCACCTGCGGCATCGGTGCGGTCATCTGGGGCATCATCGACGCCGTTCTGATCCTCACCGACAAGGTGCGGGATCCGGACGGGCGCCCGCTCCGTGATGGCACTTAG
- the trpA gene encoding tryptophan synthase subunit alpha codes for MSRLASLFDSCRDEGRSALIGYLPTGFPDVDTSISAMTALVESGCDLVEVGIAYSDPGMDGPTIAAATEAALSSGVRVSDTLRAVEAISNAGGRAVVMTYWNLVLRKGVDSFARDLASAGGLGMITPDLIPDEAQQWLEASEAHDLDRIFLVAPSSTPQRLAETVQASRGFVYAASTMGVTGARDAVSNAAPELVSRVREISDIPVGVGLGVRSREQAAEIGAYADGVIVGSALVSALKDGIPALRSLTEELAHGVRQRITA; via the coding sequence GTGAGTCGGCTGGCGAGTCTCTTCGACTCCTGTCGCGACGAAGGGCGGTCAGCGCTGATCGGGTATCTGCCCACCGGATTTCCCGATGTGGACACCTCGATCTCGGCGATGACCGCACTCGTCGAATCGGGATGCGATCTGGTCGAGGTCGGTATCGCGTACTCCGATCCGGGGATGGACGGACCCACCATTGCGGCGGCCACGGAGGCGGCGTTGAGCAGCGGTGTCCGGGTGAGCGATACGTTGCGCGCGGTCGAGGCGATCAGCAATGCCGGTGGCCGCGCAGTCGTGATGACGTACTGGAACCTGGTGTTGCGCAAGGGCGTCGACTCTTTCGCCCGTGACCTCGCGTCGGCGGGCGGACTCGGGATGATCACCCCGGATCTGATCCCGGATGAGGCGCAGCAGTGGCTGGAGGCCTCTGAGGCGCACGACCTGGACAGGATCTTCCTGGTGGCGCCGTCGTCGACTCCGCAGCGGTTGGCCGAGACCGTGCAGGCGTCCCGCGGGTTCGTCTACGCAGCATCGACGATGGGGGTCACCGGGGCGCGCGACGCCGTGTCGAACGCCGCGCCGGAGCTGGTCAGCAGGGTCAGGGAGATCTCCGACATCCCGGTCGGGGTCGGCCTCGGGGTGCGGTCCCGTGAGCAGGCAGCCGAGATCGGCGCCTACGCCGACGGAGTCATCGTCGGCTCGGCGCTGGTGTCCGCGCTCAAGGACGGTATCCCCGCTCTGCGGTCACTGACCGAGGAACTGGCCCACGGAGTGCGGCAGAGGATCACTGCGTGA
- a CDS encoding LLM class F420-dependent oxidoreductase produces the protein MPTGVVLKLNPSAVNGVDDAIDQARRAYAAGVRQLWVPQMADHDAIALAGLVGAAVPGLGVGTSVVPINPRHPLLISSAAQTAQAATHGNFSLGLGLGAPDVERAAFGTSWTNTIQRLREHLTVLRSIFDTGVVDFQGEQISSGPQWPVTVAGGTPIPIYVAAMGPKALQITGELADGTLPYLAGPRTVGEFIVPTIAKAAADAGRPAPRTFAMVPVLVTDDVDAGRAWAESELAFYDTIPSYQKVIAREGVSRAAELAAVGTVEQVSRQLRRYLDVGATDLVLSPLRQEPGDAEANWEMGAALNSSA, from the coding sequence GTGCCGACTGGAGTTGTCCTCAAGCTAAATCCCTCCGCCGTCAACGGCGTCGATGACGCCATCGATCAAGCCCGCCGCGCCTATGCCGCCGGAGTGCGACAGCTCTGGGTCCCGCAAATGGCCGACCACGACGCAATCGCACTGGCCGGCTTGGTGGGTGCGGCGGTGCCGGGACTCGGTGTGGGCACGTCGGTGGTGCCGATCAATCCCCGTCATCCGCTGCTCATCTCCTCTGCGGCGCAGACCGCTCAGGCTGCCACCCACGGTAATTTCAGTCTCGGGTTGGGTCTCGGAGCACCCGATGTCGAGCGGGCAGCATTCGGTACCTCTTGGACGAACACCATCCAGCGGCTGCGCGAGCACCTCACGGTTTTGCGGTCGATCTTCGACACGGGTGTGGTCGACTTCCAGGGTGAGCAGATCAGCTCGGGCCCGCAATGGCCGGTTACCGTAGCAGGGGGCACGCCGATCCCGATCTACGTAGCGGCCATGGGGCCCAAAGCTTTGCAGATCACAGGTGAGCTGGCCGATGGCACGCTGCCGTATCTGGCTGGACCGCGCACGGTGGGTGAGTTCATCGTGCCGACGATCGCGAAAGCAGCCGCGGATGCCGGCCGCCCGGCCCCGCGCACCTTTGCAATGGTGCCGGTGCTGGTCACCGATGATGTAGATGCCGGCAGGGCTTGGGCGGAAAGCGAATTGGCCTTTTACGACACCATCCCGTCATATCAGAAAGTGATCGCTCGCGAGGGAGTCTCCAGGGCGGCTGAGCTGGCTGCGGTCGGCACGGTGGAGCAGGTATCTCGGCAGCTGCGGCGATATCTCGACGTTGGTGCGACTGATCTCGTGTTGAGTCCGCTTCGTCAGGAACCCGGCGACGCCGAGGCGAACTGGGAGATGGGCGCAGCGCTGAATTCGTCCGCGTAA
- a CDS encoding HNH endonuclease signature motif containing protein, whose amino-acid sequence MFEDRPAAELIDVMSAAARAESVAIAQRLAAVAALHAQRARDYAARKLWLCDATVAVAAEVSAAQNISRARASGQVQAAVALHERLPKVAAVFITGAIDYRMVSAIMARTDNVDDAVLVAVDKAMAARAPGWMRLSNNKLRDRLDLWVAKFDEAAVRVPPVVKDHRYFELTPHVPGMAFAGGVLNAADASALDKRLDVLANSVCPNDPRTNSQRRADACGALGRQEGSLVCRCGSSECPASVLRDSAADVVIHVLAERATVDGTGDDPGYLPGFGILPAESVRELATGATIKPVAAPGSEPEKGYRPSSALADFVRWRDLTCRWPGCDAPVADCDLDHTMPWPFGATHASDLKAYCRTHHIVKTFYTGPTGWSDAQRPDGSVVLTAPTGHTYTTEAHGAALFPALAQPTAAVAASMPTGSSADRGAKMPKRRRTRGQERAARIKRERQRRLEINAQLERDHQAWLAATYEPPPF is encoded by the coding sequence ATGTTCGAAGATCGTCCGGCGGCTGAGCTCATCGACGTGATGAGCGCTGCCGCTCGCGCGGAATCGGTGGCAATTGCTCAGCGGTTGGCGGCGGTTGCGGCGCTGCACGCCCAGCGGGCTCGCGACTATGCCGCGCGGAAGCTGTGGCTGTGTGATGCGACCGTCGCGGTCGCGGCCGAGGTGTCGGCGGCACAGAACATCAGTCGGGCGCGGGCGAGCGGTCAGGTGCAAGCCGCGGTGGCGTTACACGAGCGGTTGCCGAAGGTGGCTGCGGTGTTCATCACCGGCGCCATCGATTACCGGATGGTGTCGGCGATCATGGCGCGTACCGACAATGTCGATGACGCTGTGCTCGTCGCGGTTGATAAGGCGATGGCCGCGCGGGCGCCGGGGTGGATGCGGCTGTCCAACAACAAGCTGCGCGATCGGCTCGACCTATGGGTGGCGAAGTTCGACGAGGCTGCGGTGCGGGTTCCGCCGGTGGTCAAGGACCACCGCTACTTCGAGCTCACGCCGCACGTCCCCGGCATGGCCTTCGCCGGAGGCGTCCTCAACGCTGCGGACGCGTCGGCCCTGGACAAGCGACTGGACGTGTTGGCCAACTCGGTGTGCCCGAATGACCCGCGCACAAATTCGCAGCGGCGTGCGGATGCGTGTGGAGCACTGGGCCGCCAGGAAGGCTCGCTGGTTTGCCGGTGCGGATCCTCCGAATGCCCTGCGTCGGTACTGCGGGATTCGGCAGCCGACGTGGTAATCCACGTCTTGGCTGAGCGCGCCACAGTGGACGGGACTGGCGATGATCCTGGCTATCTGCCGGGATTCGGGATCCTGCCGGCTGAGTCCGTGCGCGAACTCGCTACCGGCGCGACGATAAAACCGGTGGCTGCACCCGGCAGCGAGCCGGAGAAGGGCTATCGGCCGTCGTCGGCGCTGGCCGATTTCGTGCGGTGGCGCGACCTGACATGCCGGTGGCCGGGTTGTGACGCACCCGTGGCGGACTGCGACCTCGACCACACCATGCCGTGGCCCTTCGGAGCGACCCACGCCTCTGACCTCAAGGCATACTGTAGAACCCACCACATCGTGAAGACGTTCTACACGGGCCCGACGGGGTGGAGTGATGCCCAGCGCCCCGATGGCAGCGTTGTGTTGACGGCGCCGACCGGGCACACGTACACCACCGAGGCGCACGGAGCGGCGCTGTTCCCGGCCCTGGCTCAGCCCACTGCGGCGGTGGCGGCATCGATGCCGACGGGGTCGTCGGCCGATCGAGGGGCGAAGATGCCAAAACGTCGACGCACTCGCGGTCAGGAGCGCGCGGCGCGGATCAAACGGGAACGTCAACGACGTCTCGAGATCAACGCCCAACTCGAACGTGACCATCAAGCCTGGCTTGCCGCCACCTACGAACCGCCGCCTTTCTGA